A genomic segment from Neisseria perflava encodes:
- a CDS encoding glycosyltransferase family 4 protein → MKITLTTSMSGLGGTENATFRLGRLLKQRGHDIVLASSDGPLIQEAQALGIRWQPIDFYQGGLLGYVKGMFAYMKLLKKEKPDVIHCQMARIVPACAIAAKFASPKTKVFYHARGLNPETYPKIAKLFDKLGVYIIGNCKHEREKLIRYGFPANRITYTYNALHKVDFVPEKTVKDYVQLGTLSRLDTVRAVHLMLDILKKMVDRGMPVRLNVAGIGEEMDNLKAQAKRLGIEDKVTFLGGVRDLTGYFKEVDILVNTPHCVGDHGAGVGNNILEAGLYDTPVVTYNMAGISEMVITGQTGYCIPFGDDEAFIEAVDTLIKHPELRGQMGKALHKHVETLCSDDEIYRTTMAAYEM, encoded by the coding sequence ATGAAAATCACCCTGACTACCTCCATGTCCGGCCTCGGTGGCACTGAAAATGCCACTTTCCGCCTCGGTCGCCTGCTCAAACAACGCGGACACGATATCGTATTGGCCTCTTCAGACGGCCCTTTGATTCAGGAAGCGCAAGCATTGGGCATCCGTTGGCAGCCGATTGATTTTTACCAAGGTGGTCTTTTGGGTTACGTCAAAGGCATGTTTGCCTATATGAAACTGCTGAAAAAAGAGAAGCCCGATGTGATTCACTGCCAAATGGCGCGTATCGTTCCGGCCTGTGCCATTGCGGCCAAGTTTGCCTCGCCGAAAACCAAAGTGTTCTACCACGCGCGCGGCCTTAATCCGGAAACTTATCCGAAAATTGCCAAGCTTTTCGACAAGCTGGGCGTGTACATCATCGGCAACTGCAAACACGAACGTGAAAAACTCATCCGTTACGGTTTCCCTGCCAACCGCATCACCTACACCTACAATGCCCTGCACAAAGTAGATTTCGTTCCTGAAAAAACAGTCAAAGACTATGTCCAACTGGGCACGCTTTCCCGTTTGGACACCGTCCGCGCCGTGCATCTGATGTTGGATATTTTGAAGAAAATGGTTGACCGCGGTATGCCTGTACGCCTCAACGTTGCAGGTATCGGCGAAGAAATGGACAACCTCAAAGCCCAAGCCAAACGTTTAGGCATTGAAGACAAAGTCACCTTCCTCGGCGGCGTCCGCGACTTGACCGGCTACTTCAAAGAAGTCGATATTTTGGTGAACACGCCGCATTGCGTAGGCGACCACGGAGCAGGTGTCGGCAACAATATTTTGGAAGCCGGCCTTTACGACACGCCTGTCGTGACCTACAACATGGCGGGCATTTCGGAAATGGTCATTACCGGCCAAACCGGCTACTGCATTCCTTTCGGCGACGACGAAGCATTTATCGAAGCCGTCGATACACTCATCAAGCATCCAGAGTTGCGTGGTCAAATGGGTAAAGCCCTGCACAAACACGTCGAAACCTTATGCTCCGACGACGAAATCTACCGCACCACCATGGCTGCGTACGAAATGTAA
- a CDS encoding glycosyltransferase codes for MNITIVAPYCSLPSEPHFNRFWYLAELLSQSHDVLLITSNFKHYDKSFRRPEDAKAASQGRLKVMLLEESGYSKNVSLGRLASHHHFVKHFEKWLENCRPGEQDVVFSAYPLIATNLLLGKHKARLGYKLIVDVQDVWPESFSSVVPFLKKVPHNLLPFASRANQAYRYADALVAVSQTYLDRAKEANPNVPGEVVYIGADFPKLDAAPAKDFGDDKTRFFYLGTLSYSYDVETVCKGVLKLLDAGENVELHIMGGGPDLDRLKQYACDDIKFYGYIPYAEMMSVAKGCDIAINAIQSYSMASITNKLSDYMALQKPILNSQVNDEVAEVLTLLPHANYHSGDVDGFVQAAKDILKRKSDPVQSEEIVGRFKRDVAYQKIVNLIERLAHE; via the coding sequence ATGAACATTACCATCGTCGCCCCTTATTGCTCATTGCCGTCCGAGCCGCATTTCAACCGCTTCTGGTATCTTGCCGAGCTGTTGTCGCAGTCGCATGACGTGTTGCTGATTACCAGCAACTTCAAGCACTACGACAAATCTTTCAGACGGCCCGAAGATGCCAAGGCCGCCTCACAAGGCCGTCTGAAAGTCATGCTGTTGGAAGAAAGCGGATACAGCAAAAACGTGTCTTTAGGACGCTTGGCCAGCCATCACCACTTCGTCAAACATTTTGAAAAATGGTTGGAAAACTGCCGTCCGGGCGAACAAGACGTCGTCTTTTCCGCCTATCCGCTGATTGCCACCAACCTGCTGTTGGGCAAACACAAAGCGCGTTTGGGTTACAAACTGATTGTCGATGTGCAGGACGTATGGCCGGAGTCTTTCTCCTCAGTCGTACCGTTTTTGAAAAAAGTACCGCACAACCTGCTGCCCTTTGCTTCACGCGCCAACCAGGCCTACCGTTACGCCGACGCGCTGGTTGCCGTATCGCAGACTTATCTCGACCGCGCCAAAGAAGCCAATCCGAATGTACCTGGCGAAGTCGTCTATATCGGTGCTGACTTTCCCAAACTCGATGCCGCGCCTGCCAAAGATTTTGGCGACGACAAAACCCGCTTTTTCTACTTGGGCACGCTCAGTTACAGCTATGACGTGGAAACCGTGTGCAAAGGCGTTCTCAAGCTGTTGGACGCCGGCGAAAACGTCGAGTTGCACATCATGGGCGGCGGCCCTGATTTGGACAGGCTCAAACAATACGCCTGCGACGACATCAAGTTTTACGGCTACATTCCCTATGCCGAAATGATGTCGGTTGCCAAGGGCTGCGACATTGCCATCAACGCCATCCAGTCCTATTCAATGGCATCGATTACCAACAAACTCTCCGACTATATGGCTTTGCAAAAACCGATTCTGAACAGCCAAGTCAACGACGAAGTTGCCGAAGTCCTTACCCTGCTGCCGCATGCGAACTACCATTCCGGCGATGTGGACGGTTTCGTTCAAGCCGCCAAAGATATTTTGAAGCGCAAAAGCGATCCTGTTCAGTCCGAAGAAATCGTCGGCCGCTTCAAACGCGACGTTGCCTATCAAAAAATCGTCAACCTGATTGAAAGATTAGCTCATGAATAA